The Pyrococcus kukulkanii genome contains a region encoding:
- the trm14 gene encoding tRNA (guanine(6)-N2)-methyltransferase, with protein sequence MKIIATTAQGIEDIAKRELEKILSKFNVTHEIKERPLGITGRIFIRAEEKWYIDEKGRKRQLSIPEILIENSRTIHRIIILLYLGHVKSLEDIEEATSQVEVEEYLKRKESFAVRAERLGEHEFTSIDIARVVGKVIQNKTDAIVNLDHPSVIFRAELVGRTFILGVDATGDHSLHRRPWRVYDHPAHLKASIANALIELAEPEGTFIDPFCGSGTIPIELALRRYGDRIICLEKFKKHLIGAKMNALSAGVYDKLEFILGDATKLSLYVDSVNTVVSNLPYGLKIGRKSMIPELYMRFFSELAKVLDGRGVFITTEKREIERAIEENGFQITHHRTIGHGGLNVHCYVIK encoded by the coding sequence ATGAAGATAATAGCAACTACAGCTCAAGGTATTGAAGACATAGCTAAAAGGGAATTAGAAAAAATACTCTCGAAATTCAACGTTACCCATGAGATAAAAGAAAGGCCTTTGGGAATAACAGGGAGAATATTCATAAGAGCAGAAGAAAAATGGTACATAGACGAGAAGGGGCGGAAAAGACAACTAAGCATACCAGAAATTCTGATTGAAAATTCTCGGACAATCCATAGAATTATAATTTTATTGTACCTGGGGCATGTTAAATCCTTAGAGGATATAGAAGAAGCTACAAGTCAGGTAGAAGTTGAAGAGTACTTGAAAAGAAAAGAAAGCTTTGCAGTTAGGGCAGAACGTCTTGGGGAACATGAATTTACAAGCATTGATATAGCAAGAGTCGTTGGAAAAGTCATTCAAAATAAAACTGATGCAATTGTAAACTTAGATCATCCCTCCGTAATATTTAGGGCTGAACTTGTTGGAAGGACTTTTATCTTAGGAGTAGATGCTACGGGAGATCATTCTCTCCACAGAAGACCATGGCGCGTCTACGATCATCCAGCTCACCTAAAGGCAAGCATTGCAAACGCATTAATTGAGTTAGCAGAGCCTGAAGGTACATTTATAGATCCATTCTGTGGCTCCGGAACGATTCCTATAGAGCTAGCACTGAGGAGATACGGGGATAGAATAATATGCCTTGAGAAATTCAAAAAGCATCTAATTGGAGCGAAAATGAACGCTCTCTCGGCAGGTGTTTACGATAAACTTGAATTTATCCTTGGAGATGCAACTAAGCTAAGCTTGTATGTAGATAGTGTTAATACCGTCGTAAGCAATCTCCCGTATGGCCTGAAGATAGGTAGGAAAAGCATGATCCCAGAGCTCTATATGAGGTTCTTCTCTGAGCTGGCAAAGGTTCTTGATGGGAGGGGGGTATTTATAACAACCGAAAAACGGGAAATTGAAAGAGCCATAGAGGAAAATGGATTTCAAATCACTCATCATAGAACTATAGGCCACGGAGGTCTAAACGTACACTGCTACGTGATCAAGTAG
- a CDS encoding aromatic amino acid transport family protein: MKKSEALAILIGTQIGAGVLGLPYAASEVGLIPALAVLIGVMLLMLFTAYIVLDLSAKMNGAQMSTIAQRVLGKPGGWIMLISIAIMSFGALLAYISGIGGVLNGLFGINERLGAVLFWLFASLIVYTGIEMSGKSELAMSLAMLVLFLLVAILLLPKGDVHRAMYFNREGLWKIIGVSIFALGCHSIIPDVYKSLGNYKEMKRVVLLAFLIPTAVYALFMVSFLIVFGRETPQIATQALASLYGSFGNIIGNLIPFFAITTSYIGIALAQLSNLQEFLKLPRNIAFAFTVVPPLIVYLLGIGDFVSVLGVAGDTGDLMAFIILPIVIYITTRLLPVGSGEAEAT, encoded by the coding sequence ATGAAGAAGAGCGAGGCTCTTGCCATACTAATAGGAACGCAAATTGGGGCGGGAGTTTTAGGATTACCATACGCAGCGAGTGAAGTTGGCTTAATTCCAGCCCTAGCGGTTCTAATTGGTGTAATGCTCCTCATGCTGTTCACTGCCTATATCGTCCTCGATCTCTCCGCAAAGATGAATGGCGCTCAGATGAGTACAATAGCTCAGAGAGTGCTTGGCAAGCCTGGCGGATGGATAATGCTGATAAGCATAGCAATAATGAGCTTTGGGGCACTACTTGCCTACATCTCGGGAATTGGTGGGGTTTTGAACGGACTCTTTGGAATAAATGAGAGGCTCGGTGCAGTGCTGTTCTGGCTGTTCGCGAGCCTGATAGTGTATACTGGAATAGAGATGAGTGGGAAAAGCGAGCTTGCAATGAGCTTAGCTATGTTAGTGCTATTCCTTCTTGTAGCGATACTACTGCTACCAAAGGGGGACGTTCATAGGGCAATGTACTTCAACCGTGAAGGTCTTTGGAAGATCATTGGAGTTTCCATTTTTGCTCTAGGATGTCACAGCATAATTCCCGATGTTTACAAGTCCCTGGGTAACTACAAAGAAATGAAGAGAGTAGTTCTACTCGCGTTCCTTATACCAACGGCTGTATACGCCTTATTCATGGTGTCATTCCTAATAGTTTTTGGAAGGGAAACACCGCAGATAGCAACTCAAGCATTGGCCTCTTTGTACGGGAGCTTTGGAAATATAATTGGCAACTTAATTCCCTTTTTCGCCATTACGACGAGCTACATAGGAATAGCCCTTGCCCAACTCAGTAACCTTCAGGAATTTCTCAAGCTCCCCAGGAATATTGCATTTGCCTTTACAGTTGTTCCCCCTCTGATAGTGTACCTTCTAGGAATAGGGGACTTTGTCAGTGTACTTGGAGTTGCGGGAGACACGGGGGATCTAATGGCATTCATAATACTACCAATAGTTATCTACATAACGACCAGATTGCTACCGGTAGGAAGCGGGGAGGCTGAAGCTACTTGA
- a CDS encoding inorganic phosphate transporter, which yields MIADPWVFFTIILGLAMAWAIGANDAANSMSTAVGAGAITPKQAVLIAGVLEFTGAYFFGKSVTETIRKGIIDPSKINDPNVLIYGSIAALLGATIWLIIATKYGLPVSTTHSIIGGIVGYGIVYAGASIVNWSKMAKVVMSWILSPIVGAIFAFLVFKALSKTVLQSGDPIKSAKRWSPFWIGLAFVVIGTMFYLKVLHGKSLIVGFVKFGIPAGIVAFIIVSLILRVRFPNVDPYLGAEAIFRKVQVITSGYVALAHGANDVANAIGPVAAVYTIATMGMAGAKVPVPRWILALGGLGIAIGVATYGYRVMETVGKKITELTNTRGFTIDFSAATVVLIASWLGMPISTTHTVVGAVIGVGLARGIKAINKDIVKDIVISWFVTVPTAGVISAIIFKALMLIVG from the coding sequence ATGATTGCGGATCCCTGGGTGTTTTTCACGATAATTTTAGGTCTGGCCATGGCATGGGCAATCGGAGCAAATGATGCCGCAAATTCAATGAGTACCGCCGTTGGTGCAGGTGCAATAACCCCAAAGCAGGCAGTTTTAATTGCGGGAGTGCTAGAATTTACTGGAGCTTACTTCTTCGGTAAGAGCGTTACAGAAACCATAAGGAAGGGAATAATTGATCCATCAAAGATCAATGATCCAAATGTTCTAATTTATGGATCAATAGCAGCCCTCCTTGGAGCGACGATCTGGCTCATAATTGCGACAAAGTACGGACTCCCCGTATCAACAACGCACTCAATTATTGGAGGAATAGTAGGTTATGGAATTGTGTATGCGGGAGCATCAATAGTTAACTGGAGCAAGATGGCCAAGGTTGTAATGAGTTGGATTCTCTCCCCAATAGTGGGAGCAATCTTTGCATTCCTTGTATTCAAAGCCCTCAGCAAAACGGTTCTACAAAGTGGAGATCCTATAAAAAGTGCAAAAAGATGGTCTCCGTTTTGGATAGGGCTGGCCTTCGTCGTCATAGGAACTATGTTCTACCTTAAGGTTCTACACGGGAAGTCCCTCATTGTCGGGTTCGTTAAGTTCGGTATTCCAGCCGGAATTGTGGCTTTTATTATAGTATCCCTAATCCTAAGGGTTAGGTTCCCAAACGTCGACCCATATCTCGGGGCAGAGGCCATATTCAGGAAAGTTCAGGTGATAACTTCAGGTTACGTTGCACTCGCCCACGGAGCAAATGATGTCGCCAACGCCATAGGCCCCGTTGCTGCCGTATACACCATAGCAACGATGGGAATGGCGGGGGCAAAAGTTCCAGTCCCCAGGTGGATATTGGCCTTAGGTGGTCTTGGGATAGCAATCGGTGTAGCAACTTACGGTTACAGGGTGATGGAGACAGTTGGAAAGAAGATTACGGAGCTCACGAATACAAGAGGATTCACGATAGATTTCTCCGCGGCCACCGTTGTCCTAATAGCGAGCTGGCTTGGCATGCCAATCTCAACGACGCACACCGTAGTCGGTGCCGTTATTGGAGTTGGACTTGCCAGGGGAATAAAGGCAATAAATAAGGACATAGTAAAGGACATAGTGATCTCGTGGTTCGTTACCGTTCCCACTGCAGGTGTAATTTCGGCTATAATTTTCAAGGCATTGATGCTGATTGTGGGGTGA
- a CDS encoding nitrilase, giving the protein MVKVGFVQMNPELLSLDRNYSKAEKLIKEAEKLGARLVVLPELFDTGYNFETREDVFEIAQPIPDGETTSFLMDIARDLEVYIVAGTAEKDGENLYNSAVVVGPSGYLGKYRKVHLFYREKYFFEPGDLGFKVFDLGFLKVGVMICFDWFFPESARTLALKGADVIAHPANLVMPYAPRAMPIRALENRVYTITADRVGEERGLRFIGKSLIASPRAEVLAMASETEEEVGVVEIDPSIARNKRLNELNDIFKDRRPDYYFT; this is encoded by the coding sequence ATGGTTAAGGTGGGGTTTGTCCAAATGAACCCTGAGCTTTTATCCCTTGATAGGAACTATTCAAAGGCTGAGAAGCTAATAAAAGAAGCGGAAAAATTAGGAGCTCGATTGGTTGTGTTACCTGAACTGTTTGACACTGGATACAATTTTGAGACTAGAGAGGATGTTTTTGAAATTGCTCAGCCGATTCCTGATGGAGAAACTACGAGTTTTCTCATGGATATTGCCCGAGATCTGGAAGTGTACATCGTGGCAGGAACGGCCGAAAAGGATGGTGAGAACCTCTACAATTCCGCAGTTGTAGTTGGCCCAAGTGGATATCTTGGAAAATATAGGAAAGTCCACTTGTTTTATCGAGAAAAGTACTTTTTTGAGCCGGGTGATTTGGGATTTAAGGTATTTGACCTCGGCTTTTTGAAAGTTGGAGTTATGATATGTTTTGACTGGTTCTTTCCCGAATCTGCCCGAACGCTCGCATTAAAGGGGGCAGATGTCATAGCGCATCCCGCTAACTTAGTAATGCCCTACGCTCCGAGGGCTATGCCCATTAGGGCTCTGGAAAATAGGGTATACACAATAACCGCCGATAGAGTTGGCGAGGAGAGGGGCCTTAGATTCATCGGCAAGAGCTTAATAGCCTCCCCCAGGGCAGAAGTACTTGCCATGGCCTCCGAAACGGAAGAAGAAGTTGGAGTTGTCGAGATAGATCCAAGCATTGCGAGGAACAAAAGGCTCAACGAGCTTAACGATATATTCAAGGACAGGAGGCCGGACTATTACTTCACGTAA
- a CDS encoding 7-carboxy-7-deazaguanine synthase QueE has translation MKLVLAEVFNSWQGEGGSLPGSAFGRRQIFVRFAGCDLRCEWCDSREYIDASRVSRWRYEIEPFTGRFEYKPNPANLEDVIKAILHLDTGDIHSISYTGGEPTLQTRALRALMEKMKELGFDNFLETHGGLPEAVREVADITDYASVDIKDESAKAIKNWRELVLREVESIRILKDAGAEVYAKLVVTNETKLENVRWYAELLKGLAPLAIQPKEPIDIPMARLMDIYRVAAEVLGKKNVGLSFQVHKYLNVL, from the coding sequence GTGAAGCTTGTTCTAGCGGAAGTCTTTAACAGCTGGCAGGGAGAAGGAGGAAGTCTCCCAGGGAGTGCTTTCGGTAGAAGGCAGATCTTCGTTAGATTTGCAGGTTGTGATTTAAGGTGTGAGTGGTGCGATTCTAGAGAGTACATAGATGCCTCTAGGGTTTCTCGTTGGAGATACGAAATTGAGCCCTTCACAGGAAGATTCGAATACAAACCGAACCCCGCAAATCTAGAGGACGTTATAAAGGCAATACTTCACCTTGATACCGGCGATATACACTCGATAAGCTACACGGGCGGCGAGCCAACCCTTCAGACAAGAGCTTTGAGAGCTTTGATGGAGAAGATGAAGGAACTTGGCTTTGACAACTTTTTAGAGACTCACGGAGGCCTTCCAGAGGCAGTAAGAGAGGTTGCAGACATTACGGACTACGCAAGCGTTGATATAAAGGATGAGAGTGCGAAGGCAATTAAAAACTGGAGAGAGTTAGTGCTCAGGGAAGTTGAAAGCATAAGGATACTTAAGGATGCAGGGGCCGAAGTTTACGCTAAGCTCGTTGTGACGAATGAGACAAAACTGGAAAACGTCCGCTGGTACGCTGAACTGCTGAAGGGTCTTGCTCCTCTAGCTATACAGCCTAAGGAACCTATCGATATTCCTATGGCCAGGTTGATGGACATCTACAGGGTTGCGGCGGAAGTTCTTGGGAAGAAGAACGTTGGCTTGAGCTTTCAGGTTCATAAGTACTTGAACGTCCTCTAA
- a CDS encoding 50S ribosomal protein L16 has product MALRPAKIDRYVDKPAYTRREYIRGAPGPKITIFDMGNPAGDFEFEVALHTAEPVQIRQNALEAARQQVNRYLQKNVGRSNYHFKIRVYPFQVLRENPMATGRKADRYGNGMRRPFGKPIGLAARLKRDQKILSIRVNRQHLKFAIEGARRAAMKFPCKCYYRIYDKEGNDVTTKILSQGL; this is encoded by the coding sequence ATGGCTCTAAGGCCCGCTAAGATCGATAGGTACGTTGACAAACCTGCTTACACAAGAAGGGAATACATTAGGGGAGCTCCCGGTCCAAAGATAACGATATTTGACATGGGGAACCCTGCAGGTGATTTTGAATTTGAGGTCGCCCTCCACACCGCTGAACCTGTTCAGATAAGGCAGAATGCCCTTGAAGCTGCAAGGCAGCAAGTCAACAGGTACCTTCAGAAGAACGTCGGTAGGAGCAACTACCACTTCAAGATAAGGGTTTACCCATTCCAAGTACTCAGAGAGAACCCGATGGCTACCGGAAGGAAAGCTGATCGTTACGGTAACGGAATGAGGAGGCCCTTCGGAAAGCCCATAGGGCTTGCTGCAAGGCTCAAGAGAGATCAGAAGATACTCAGCATTAGGGTCAACAGGCAACACCTTAAGTTCGCTATCGAGGGTGCAAGGAGGGCAGCAATGAAGTTCCCATGTAAGTGCTATTACAGGATTTACGATAAGGAAGGAAATGATGTAACGACAAAGATACTTTCTCAAGGTCTCTGA
- the cysS gene encoding cysteine--tRNA ligase: MVLRVYNTLTKQKEEFRPLREGEVRMYVCGPTVYDYPHLGHARTYIAFDVIRRYLEHKGYTVLMVMNFTDIDDKIIRRANETGEDPKELAEKFIRIFLEDMQALKVKPADIYPRVTEHIEDIIKFIEKLKEKGYAYEGSDGVYFEVQKFRNYGKLSGVKVEELRKGARVEPGEGKKNPEDFALWKKAKPGEPKWESPWGEGRPGWHIECSVMSSKYLGESFDIHGGGNDLIFPHHENEIAQSEACFGHEWVHYWLHTGFVMVKGEKMSKSLGNFVTVRELLQRYSPEVIRFFVLQKHYRSPLDYTEEGLQHAKNNLERLYNTIENIRVAMERAEISYTWGEKEFKAYEAIREGRRKFYEAMDDDFNTAEALKAVFEVANAINKYLTETERPKESILRKALEFFKIVSEVFGIFEDYFREEKKGEEEELIRLLVEVRAQLRKEKRYDLADKIREELRKLGILLEDKGGETIWKRIKV; the protein is encoded by the coding sequence ATGGTTTTAAGGGTTTACAATACCCTAACCAAACAAAAGGAGGAGTTTAGACCTCTCAGAGAAGGGGAAGTACGAATGTACGTTTGCGGTCCGACAGTTTATGATTATCCCCACTTAGGCCATGCAAGGACGTACATAGCTTTTGACGTGATAAGGAGATACCTGGAACACAAGGGATACACTGTTCTGATGGTTATGAACTTCACAGATATAGATGACAAGATTATCAGGAGGGCCAACGAAACTGGAGAAGACCCAAAGGAACTTGCTGAGAAGTTTATAAGAATATTTCTAGAGGATATGCAGGCCCTAAAGGTCAAGCCGGCTGATATATATCCTAGGGTTACGGAACACATCGAGGACATAATAAAGTTCATCGAAAAGCTCAAGGAGAAGGGTTACGCTTACGAGGGGAGTGATGGCGTTTATTTTGAAGTTCAGAAATTCAGGAATTACGGAAAGCTAAGCGGAGTTAAAGTTGAGGAGCTTAGGAAAGGGGCCAGGGTTGAGCCCGGTGAAGGTAAAAAGAACCCCGAAGACTTTGCACTATGGAAGAAGGCCAAGCCGGGAGAGCCCAAATGGGAAAGTCCATGGGGCGAAGGAAGGCCGGGATGGCATATTGAATGTTCGGTGATGAGTAGCAAGTACTTAGGCGAAAGTTTCGACATCCACGGGGGTGGAAACGACTTAATTTTTCCGCACCACGAAAATGAGATAGCTCAGAGCGAGGCCTGCTTTGGTCATGAATGGGTTCACTACTGGCTTCACACGGGCTTCGTCATGGTTAAAGGAGAGAAGATGAGCAAGAGCTTAGGCAATTTCGTTACAGTGAGAGAGCTCCTGCAGAGGTACAGCCCAGAGGTCATAAGGTTCTTTGTCCTCCAGAAGCACTACCGCTCCCCCCTTGACTACACCGAAGAAGGGTTACAACATGCGAAGAACAACTTGGAGAGGCTTTATAATACCATCGAAAACATCAGAGTAGCAATGGAGAGGGCCGAAATAAGCTACACATGGGGAGAAAAGGAGTTTAAAGCCTACGAGGCAATCAGAGAGGGGAGAAGGAAGTTCTACGAGGCCATGGATGACGACTTTAATACAGCGGAAGCGCTGAAAGCAGTATTTGAAGTAGCCAACGCAATTAACAAGTACCTAACCGAAACTGAAAGGCCCAAGGAATCAATACTGAGAAAGGCCTTGGAGTTCTTTAAGATCGTCAGCGAGGTTTTTGGTATATTCGAGGACTACTTCAGGGAAGAAAAGAAAGGAGAGGAAGAAGAACTCATCAGGTTACTAGTGGAGGTTAGAGCCCAGCTCAGGAAGGAAAAGAGGTACGATCTTGCGGACAAGATAAGGGAGGAGCTCAGGAAGCTCGGGATACTGCTTGAAGATAAAGGTGGGGAAACTATCTGGAAGAGGATAAAAGTCTAG
- a CDS encoding 6-pyruvoyl trahydropterin synthase family protein — MKARLIVKTSFDAAHAVKIGSDWEELHGHTFFLEVVVEGSIKHGYIMDFVRLRKIIEGITKELDHKNLNKIFDNPTTENIALWLADKIKEKLPDKVILRRLVLWEGSDYGVELEW; from the coding sequence ATGAAAGCAAGGCTAATTGTTAAGACAAGCTTTGACGCTGCACATGCAGTTAAAATAGGTAGCGATTGGGAGGAACTACACGGACACACGTTCTTCTTAGAAGTTGTTGTTGAAGGATCGATAAAGCATGGTTATATAATGGACTTTGTAAGGCTCAGGAAAATCATTGAGGGAATAACTAAGGAGCTTGACCACAAGAACCTAAACAAGATCTTTGATAATCCAACTACTGAGAACATAGCCTTGTGGCTCGCGGATAAAATAAAGGAGAAGTTGCCGGACAAGGTGATTTTAAGAAGGCTGGTTCTCTGGGAAGGGAGTGATTATGGGGTGGAGCTAGAGTGGTGA
- a CDS encoding metallophosphoesterase, whose product MELFLYSFEFESSQGKTLIFADPHLGFEPFRGINVRSRFERKLAEFVISEDPNLVIILGDIKEDLGLREYTRRVLLEFFRMLRDYRIIITKGNHDGRIEEVTKKFDNVSVVEYYLLDEALFLHGHRSLPNVEFKRAFLGHIHPTAIISLKGVKRRVKCFVKAGNFVILPTINPFFEGMDIREGIKLVPFLKDVRTVDLLIPPSTHIEGYSI is encoded by the coding sequence ATGGAGCTTTTCTTATATTCTTTTGAATTTGAGAGCTCTCAAGGTAAAACTCTTATTTTTGCGGATCCTCATCTTGGATTTGAGCCATTTAGGGGAATAAACGTTAGGAGCAGATTTGAGAGAAAGCTTGCAGAGTTCGTTATTTCCGAGGATCCAAATCTCGTTATTATCCTTGGGGATATCAAAGAAGATCTAGGCCTCAGGGAGTACACGCGGAGGGTACTGCTGGAGTTCTTCAGAATGCTAAGGGATTACAGGATTATCATAACAAAGGGAAATCACGACGGTAGAATCGAGGAGGTAACGAAAAAGTTCGATAATGTATCTGTCGTCGAGTACTACCTACTAGATGAAGCACTTTTTCTGCACGGTCACAGATCCCTACCCAATGTCGAGTTCAAGAGGGCCTTCCTGGGCCATATCCATCCAACTGCAATTATTTCTCTGAAGGGAGTTAAGAGGAGGGTGAAGTGCTTCGTTAAAGCTGGGAACTTTGTAATCCTTCCTACGATAAATCCCTTCTTCGAGGGGATGGACATAAGGGAAGGGATAAAGCTCGTTCCATTCCTTAAAGATGTAAGAACTGTAGATCTGCTAATCCCGCCCTCTACCCATATAGAGGGGTATTCTATATAG
- a CDS encoding fumarylacetoacetate hydrolase family protein yields MVKLPFRDGYYEVRPTKIIALAKNYTEHAKEMNDEPPERPIFFLKPPSALIGPDSTIVLPRMSERVDHEVELAVIIGKRARKVPAERAFDYILGYTILLDITARDLQDEARKLGHPWTLCKGFDTFAPIGPRIVDKKELDPSDLEIGLKVNGKIRQLGRTSQMIFKIPELIEYISSVMTLEPGDIIATGTPPGVGPLRHGDKIEAWIEGIGVLREDVIAEDSILC; encoded by the coding sequence TTGGTTAAATTACCTTTCAGGGATGGATACTATGAAGTGAGGCCAACGAAGATAATTGCCCTAGCAAAGAACTATACCGAGCACGCAAAAGAGATGAACGATGAGCCTCCTGAAAGGCCGATATTCTTCTTGAAACCACCCTCCGCTCTAATAGGGCCAGATTCAACGATAGTTCTCCCTAGGATGAGTGAGAGAGTTGATCATGAAGTTGAGCTTGCGGTTATAATTGGGAAGAGGGCAAGGAAAGTGCCAGCGGAGAGGGCCTTTGACTATATCCTGGGGTACACAATACTCCTTGACATTACTGCGAGGGATCTCCAAGACGAAGCCAGAAAGCTTGGCCATCCTTGGACACTGTGTAAAGGCTTTGATACCTTCGCCCCCATAGGCCCCAGGATCGTTGACAAGAAGGAGCTTGATCCTTCGGATCTCGAGATAGGCCTTAAAGTTAACGGAAAAATAAGGCAACTGGGAAGAACGAGCCAGATGATATTCAAGATCCCGGAGCTAATAGAATACATAAGCTCAGTCATGACCCTGGAGCCTGGTGATATAATTGCAACTGGTACCCCTCCTGGTGTTGGGCCACTGAGACATGGGGATAAAATAGAGGCGTGGATTGAGGGAATAGGAGTACTCAGGGAGGACGTCATAGCTGAGGACTCTATACTTTGTTGA
- a CDS encoding TIGR00153 family protein, which yields MQVWTKLFAKSPFKPLIKHAEVVVQTVETLEKALDLWAQGNYEEMRKYAIEVDRLEDVADRIKMELRNSVTSKLLMPVQRTDILEYLHMQDKVADAAEDTAKWLLVKKEIKVSQEVKDLILKMGRESIKAAKLVYEAIRQMDTVVESGFSDAEIEKEYEIIKQIEEVENKIDGLDTKLMELVLNNNLSWADGLYVLNIARTLSNISDKAKDAAERIRIMMNK from the coding sequence ATGCAGGTTTGGACTAAATTATTTGCAAAAAGCCCATTTAAGCCCTTGATAAAACATGCAGAAGTTGTAGTGCAGACAGTGGAGACGTTAGAAAAGGCCCTTGATCTATGGGCCCAGGGAAACTATGAAGAAATGAGAAAGTATGCAATTGAAGTAGATAGGCTTGAAGACGTCGCTGACAGAATAAAGATGGAGCTCAGAAACAGCGTTACATCAAAACTGCTAATGCCTGTCCAGAGAACCGATATCCTCGAATACCTCCACATGCAGGATAAGGTGGCCGATGCTGCAGAGGATACGGCCAAGTGGTTACTGGTGAAAAAAGAGATAAAAGTGTCCCAGGAAGTAAAAGACCTTATCCTAAAGATGGGCAGGGAAAGCATTAAAGCTGCAAAGCTTGTTTACGAAGCAATTAGGCAGATGGACACGGTAGTTGAGAGCGGATTTTCCGATGCAGAAATAGAAAAAGAGTATGAAATAATAAAGCAGATAGAAGAGGTCGAGAACAAAATCGATGGTCTCGATACTAAGCTCATGGAACTAGTATTAAACAACAATTTGAGCTGGGCAGACGGTCTTTACGTCCTCAACATAGCAAGAACCCTCAGCAACATCTCAGATAAAGCAAAAGACGCTGCGGAAAGAATAAGAATAATGATGAACAAGTAA
- a CDS encoding Lrp/AsnC family transcriptional regulator, with amino-acid sequence MVTAFILMVTAAGKEREVMEKLLAMPEVKEAYVVYGEYDLIVKVETDTLKDLDQFITEKIRKMPEIQMTSTMIAI; translated from the coding sequence ATGGTGACGGCTTTTATCTTGATGGTGACTGCAGCCGGTAAGGAAAGGGAAGTTATGGAAAAGCTTTTAGCGATGCCTGAGGTTAAGGAGGCTTACGTGGTATACGGTGAATATGATCTAATTGTCAAGGTTGAAACCGATACGCTGAAAGATCTTGATCAGTTCATAACTGAAAAGATAAGGAAGATGCCAGAGATACAGATGACCTCTACTATGATCGCCATCTGA
- a CDS encoding GTPase, translating to MKQKKAWRVVKEVINEADIVVEVVDARDPIGTRNKKLEKMIIERGKKLLIVMNKADLVPKEWAEEYKKKSKIPVIFISARERKGTGILRKELKKIAKEINKEKVKVALIGYPNVGKSTIINVLKGKHAVGTAPIPGYTKGKQLIRLTKRLWLLDTPGVVPIDDFDELVIKGGFPADKIRDPVSPALKLIRRILETRKEALTEKFGIREFKNEEDILRKIGERRGLFREGGEVDIEETARWFLREWQTGRFTLFSLEPEKKEEYIQSFDEILEKIQKEGLTEPRIILWKFEEELWEYLGKEKRFGMIKVGDFIVAIATGFKKCPNAVKFVEKITEKNVLTSECFGKKWKGVVAVLEA from the coding sequence ATGAAGCAGAAAAAAGCTTGGAGGGTAGTCAAGGAAGTAATCAACGAAGCCGATATCGTAGTGGAAGTAGTTGACGCAAGAGATCCAATAGGAACAAGGAATAAAAAGTTAGAAAAAATGATCATAGAAAGAGGAAAGAAATTATTAATTGTAATGAACAAAGCTGACTTAGTTCCTAAAGAATGGGCGGAAGAATACAAGAAAAAAAGTAAAATTCCAGTAATTTTCATATCAGCGAGAGAGAGAAAAGGAACTGGGATTCTTAGGAAGGAGTTAAAGAAAATAGCAAAGGAGATAAACAAAGAGAAAGTAAAAGTCGCTTTAATAGGTTATCCAAATGTTGGTAAAAGTACAATAATTAACGTGCTAAAAGGTAAGCATGCGGTTGGAACGGCCCCAATACCAGGATACACAAAGGGTAAGCAGCTAATTAGACTAACAAAAAGACTATGGCTATTGGACACACCAGGAGTTGTTCCAATAGATGACTTCGATGAACTCGTGATAAAGGGAGGATTTCCAGCAGATAAAATTAGGGATCCTGTTTCACCGGCATTAAAGCTCATAAGGAGGATTCTAGAGACAAGAAAGGAAGCATTGACTGAAAAATTCGGAATAAGGGAGTTTAAAAATGAAGAAGACATTTTAAGGAAAATTGGAGAAAGGAGAGGATTGTTCAGAGAGGGAGGTGAAGTTGACATAGAAGAAACAGCTAGATGGTTCCTTAGAGAATGGCAAACAGGGAGATTCACACTCTTTAGCTTAGAGCCTGAAAAGAAAGAAGAGTACATACAGAGCTTTGATGAGATACTTGAGAAGATACAGAAAGAGGGATTAACCGAACCAAGAATTATTTTATGGAAATTTGAAGAAGAACTCTGGGAATACCTGGGAAAGGAAAAAAGATTTGGAATGATTAAAGTAGGAGATTTCATAGTCGCAATAGCGACAGGCTTTAAAAAGTGTCCAAATGCCGTAAAGTTTGTAGAGAAGATTACGGAGAAAAATGTTCTCACAAGTGAGTGTTTTGGAAAAAAATGGAAAGGAGTAGTAGCTGTGCTGGAGGCTTAA